The Microtus ochrogaster isolate Prairie Vole_2 unplaced genomic scaffold, MicOch1.0 UNK74, whole genome shotgun sequence region agggagcaggagctgggggtCTCCGGGAGCCTTCCTGCCCTATGCAACTTCTGCAAGCACAACGGAGAGTCTCGTCATGTCTATGCCTCACACCAGCTGAAGACACCTGAAGGCGTGGTGGTGTGTCCCATCCTGAGGCATTATGTGTGCCCTCTGTGCGGGGCCACCGGGGACCATGCTCACACACTCAAGTACTGTCCACTCAACAGCAACCAGCAGTCTCTCTACCGTCGTGGTGGACGAAACTCGGCTGGACGCAAAGTCAAGCGATAAGTAATACCCATGAGATGCCTATCACCCACACCCCCAAACCCTCCTGGCTCTCACCCTAGTACCCTCTCCTCCGCTCACCCAGCCCTACAGGGGTTCCTGGATCCCActgttctctgtgtcttcaggATCCTGAAACATTGGGGGTTGCTGGCAACTGGGTTCACCTGTCTCAGAGATTCCCGACACTGTGAGAGCTGTTCTCCATGGACCCTGCATCCTGGTGGCTTCTTCTGGATGTTGATGGCCTGCTGATGATACTAAGCTAGCCTTGTTGACTTCTCAGATCCCCTGTAAATATCTCTTGGGGGAACCCCTGGACTCTCCACCCTACAGTACCCCATCGTGCTCTGACAGGCCAGTCTTCAGAACCCGGAGACAGTGCCAGAGACTGGCTGGGTCCGTCACTGCTAGGAACTTGATGT contains the following coding sequences:
- the Nanos2 gene encoding nanos homolog 2, which translates into the protein MDIPPFDMWRDYFNLSQVILTIIKDRRQRQKDEGASGLQEKREQELGVSGSLPALCNFCKHNGESRHVYASHQLKTPEGVVVCPILRHYVCPLCGATGDHAHTLKYCPLNSNQQSLYRRGGRNSAGRKVKR